AGCGCCTGTATCGCAGTCGGCAACAGTTCGAGCTCGCGGACTTTTATGCAAAAAAAGCTCGCTTCCACCGCGAACGCAACCCCTACTACCTCTATTATCAGGCGCGCAATGCCTACGATCACGGCGACTATAAAAGTGCGAAAAATCAGCTAAAAAGGGCGCTCTGGCAATACGAAGACGATCATCGCTTTCACTTTTTGATGGGACTGGCCAGCTATCGTTTGGGCGAAATGGATGACTCCCGAGAGCACTTTTTCCAGGCCTTTCACCTTGCGGATAATCCTTCTGCGCAGAGTGTTTATATCCGGAAGCTGGAGCTGATGGGGTTAGGTAACGGAGGTAACAGTGCGGGGCAGAGCACCCGTCAGGGCATTGGTGCCGGCGCCGGTGTTCGGGTAGTGGAGCCGGACGAGTTCTATCGCGGTAGCTATTAACCGGCCAGGATTTTTGAGTTTGATACTTATTCGGAATGAAAAAGGGGATGCCAATGGCATCCCCTTTTCGTTTGACGGAACGTCAGTTCGACATCGCCGGCAACTTAGAACTGGTAAGAAGCACCAGCCCAGAAGTAGCGGCCTTTGAAGTCGTAGGAGCTGTTCCAGTCGTTGTAGCCAGAGGTGTCTTCCGGCTCAACATTGCCCACGTTGTCGATACCGGTGGAGAGACGCAGAGAGTCGCTCAGGTCCCAGCCGGCTTTCAGGTTCACGTAGGTTACTGCACCAACAGGCTTGTACGCGCTCTCGCCTTCGCTCAGGTACTGAGCTTCAAGACCGGCTTCCCAGTCGCTGCCGTACCACATGGCGCTCGCCAGGCCGCGCCACTTCACGTACAGACCGCCGGTGGCATCTTGCTGATTGCCAAAGGTTTAACTGGCGCGGGTTTCCTGGGGTGGGGTGAACTCGCCGGATTCACGCGGCATTCAAAATACCCTGCAAAACCGCGGGTGCTGCCCTGGAATTCGATGGCATCGGTGTCGCCAGACAGTGCTGCGCCGATGTTTACCAGCTCTTACTGGTTATCTTCAGGGTCGTCGTAGTGGAAGTAGTTCATGATTTCCGGGCTAATGCCACTGGTGAAATCAAAGTCCAGACCTGCTTCGCCGCTGAAGATTTCGTTCAGGCGAGCCTTGTTGTAAGAGTTGTAAGTGACGTTGTCAATGGAGTTCTTACCGTAGCTGGCGAAAGTGTACCAGCTCCAGCCGTTGGCCAGATCGCGACGCAGACCAGACGCGATACGGAAGGTATCGGACGACTGTTGGTAGTCACGGGCACCACCGGCAACCGGACGAACACGGTAGTCGAGGAACCCTTCAACCCAGCTGTCACCCGGGTAAGCGGGCAGCTCGTCTTCCGCTACGGCGGCAGCCACGGCTGCGCCGTAGGCGTCTTTGGCTCCCTGCCATGCACCTTGCAGCTGGTCTTTGATTTCCTGCGGCAGGTGCTGTTCTGGATCCAGATCAAAACCCTTACCGGCATGAGCGTTGATATGAACACCCTCGAACAAACTGAGCAACACTGTCTTCACTTTGAGCTCGTTCGGATACTGCCAAGTCTTTCTGGAGTTTTTGTATTTCGATATTAGGCACCTTGTCTGTTTGACTTTGGTGTCCGTTGAAACGGGGGAAGATCACTTCTTGAGGGAGCCAGCTAGTTACCCATTGGGAAAGTTTCAGGCTTTCTCCGCATATCTGAACGAGGTCCTGTCGCTGGCTCAAAATCCCTCGCCCAAATCTGCTTACAGTCGGAAGTCCGAATTTTTATCTCGAAACTCCGAGTACTAACAGCTCAATGCGCCGATAAAATAAGCGGGCGTGATGTGCCTAACGTAATTGTTGTGACAGCGTTCGAGAATTTATTTCCATGATTCAGAAATGCTGGTAGTTTTCCGCGCCAACAATAGATGCTTGGACCGGATTTTATGCTATCGCGGATTTTTCTTATTATTTTGTCTTTTGGCCTCGCTGCTTGTGTTCCCTTAGGCGCGCCGCCAACCGACACAAAGAACTCACTTCAAAGCGCTTCCCCACAAATCGATGCGGGTTATCTGTTGAGTGGTCGGGCCATCTTTGGCCGCGTACTTGACGGGGGAGACTTGCCAGAGCAGGAGCTAATATCCGCAAGTCCTTCGATGATGGCATTTCTGGAGCAATTGTCACCGAATGCGCCCTTGAACATACGCTGGGCAGAGCTGGTTAGCCGGTTTAATCGTGACCAGTTTGTTGTGGAATATGATGCGCAAACGACGTTGAGTGCCGCCGAAACCTTTCAGCTGAAGACGGGGAACTGCCTTGCAGTAACTATGCTCCTGGTCTCGCTGACCCGGGAGCTTGGTATTAAAGCCTATTTCAACCAGGTAGAAACACCACAGCTATGGAAACTTGAAGACGAGCAGACTCTAGTTAATTATCGGCACATCAATATGGTTGCCGAAGTGCCCTATGGCCGCAAAGTTGTTGATTTTGGTCTCGCGGAATACGATCCGACCATGTACCAACAGCGAATCAGTGATCGCGCCGCATTCTCCCAGTATTACAGTAATCGGGCGATGGAGGTTATGCGCGCAGACGGGGATAGAGAGTATGCATTCAAGCTCATGCAGAAAGCTTTGCAGCTAGCGCCAGGGGATAGTGACATTTGGCTGAACTTGGGGGCGCTCTATAAGCGGTTCGGGCTGAACACTGAGGCGGAGCAATCGTACTTGCTTGCGATACAGTTGGACTCCCACAATACAGCAGCGCTTTCTAGCCTAAGTCGGCTGTACGGGGAGAGCGGAAATGACGAGCTGGCAGCAGAGTACAATGTCCGGGCTCATGCCATCCGGAATGAGGCTCCCTCTCTACTTTATTACCGCGCCAAAAAAGATTATGACCGAGGTAATTTTCTCGAAGCTCTGACGTTACTGAATCGTGCGGCGGAAAACAGTCGGGAGGATCATCGGGTTTATTTTTTATTGGGGAAAACGGAATTCAAGTTAGGGAGGCTAGCTGAATCAAAAAGGCACCTGGTCAAAGCTTTTGATTTACTGGATGACCAAAGTTTAATACCGGCATACCAGAGGGAGTTGAACGATTTGCAGAATAGTGTGAGTCTGTAATTTGTTTTGTCTATTAAAGAAAAAGGGGATGCCAAATGACATCCCCTTTTTCGTTGACTGAACGTCTACAACGTCAAGTCCAGCACTTAGAACTGGTAAGAAGCACCAGCCCAGAAGTAGCGGCCTTTGAAGTCGTAGAAGCTGTTCCAGTCACCGTAACCAGAAGTATCTTCCGGTACCTTGTTCGCCAGGTTATCGACACCAGCGGACAGGCGCGTGCCTTCGTTGATGTCCCAGCCTGCGCGCAGGTTCAGGTAAGTCTTGGACTGAACCGGCTTGTACGGGCTGAAACCGTCGTCGAAGTACTGGGCTTCAACGCCAGCGTCCCAGTCGTTGCCGTACCAGGTCGCGCTGGCCAGGCCGCGCCATTTCACGTACAGGCCGCCGGTGGTGCCCACGTATTCCAGGTAGTCAGAGTCTTCACCGGTTTGCTTGTTGAACTCTGAGTACTCCAACAGGCGGGAAGCCTGAGCACGCAGACCCAGACGGCCAGCGTCGAAGTGCAGGTTCTGAACGATGTCCACGTCAACACCACGGGTGTCCACCTGACCGATGTTCATCTTCGCACCTTCCAGTTTCACGATCTGGTCACCAGCGCCGCGGGTCACGAATACGCAAGCGCTTTCGATGCCGTTACGGAAACAGTCATCCAGGATACGCTGCAGGTCCGGAGAGGTGATCGCGTCTTCGATGCTGATATCGTAGTAGTCCAAAGTAATAGACAGGTCGTCTACGAAGCTCGGGGTCCACACAACACCGGCAGTGAAGGTTTTGGCTTCTTCCGGGGTCAGGTTTTCGTTGCCACCGATGTTGGTCGGAACCTGGTTCCCTGCCTGGGTGAATCCAGCGTTGACCATGTCACAGTAAGCACCCTGGCCTTCTTTGTTGGACGCGCTGGTGTCACACGGGTCGATCAGGAACTCGTAGCTCTGAGCGGAGCCGCTGAACAGCTCGTAGATGCCCGGTGCACGGAAAGAGGTGGAGTAGCTGGTACGGAAGCGCACGTCTTCAACCGGTGCGTAAACCAGGCCAACCTTACCAGTGCTCTGGCCACCGAAGGTGCTGAAGTCAGAGTAGCGCACGGCAACGTCTGCGGTCAGCTCTTCAGCGAAACGCGCACCCTGCAGGATCGGCAGGTTGAATTCCGCAAATACCTCGGTTACGTCGTACTCACCGCCGGTCGCGTCTTGCTGGTTACCGAAGGTCTCGCCGCTCTGGGTTTCCGGAGACGGATTGAATTCACCGGACTCTTCACGGTATTCAACACCAGCCGCAAAGCCCAGGGTACCGCCCTGGAATGCGATGGAATCGATGTCGCCGGACAGGGACGCGCCAACGTTTACCAGCTCGTAAGAGTTGTTCTCACGATCGTCATAGCGGAAGTAGTCCATGATTTCGGGGCTCATGCCGCCCGCGAAGTTGAAGTCCAGACCCGCTTCACCGCTGAAAATTTCATCCAGCTTGGTTTTGTTGTAGGAGTTCAGGGTTACGTTGTCGCCTTCGTTTTTGCCGTAGCTTACGAAAGTGTCCCAGCTCCAACCGTTGGAGAAGTCACCGTTCAGGCCGGTCGCAATACGGTAGGTGTCAGTGGTCTGTTCGTAAGAGCGGGTGCCGCCGGATACCGGACGGATGCGGAAGTCGGAGAAACCGTCAACCCAGTCGGTGCCGTGAGAGGCAACTGGTGCAGTCGGCTCCAGGCCTTCTGGGCTACCCTGGGCTTCCCACTCTGCTTTTGCCGCGTTGTAGGCAGCCATTTCGATTTGGTAAGCGTCGTCAGCTTTCTGCCAAGCGTCTTCCAGCTGAGACTTGATCGCGTCGGGCAGGTGTTTTTCCGGATCCAGGGCAAAACCGTTACCGGCATACATCGGCTGGGCAGCCAGCTGCTGGTTGGTGGTCTTGGTGGTGTAGCTCGCTTCACCCCACAGCTCAACGCTGTCGGTGATGGAGAATTTACCGGAAGCGGTTGCGGAAGTACGCTCCATCGCGCCGGACAGCCACATGTGCTGGCCGATGTCGTAACCGGCGTATTTGCCCAGGGTTACGCCGTCTTCGCCGATGCTAAAGCTGCCGTAGTTGGTGAAGATGTTGCCATTCGGACCCATAGAGCTGGTCAGACCGGCCCAATCGCGATCGTTGTAAGTAATTTCGTCGCGCTGGCTGTGGCTGATGTTGGCGATAAAGCTACCGCGCTCACCTTCGTTACCGAAAGTGAAGGAGATGTCGCCGTTCTCACCGCCGCCATCTTTGGTGGCACCGGCACGGGCATTGATACGAACGCCGTCGAAAGAATCTTTCATGACAACGTTGATCACACCGGCAACGGCGTCGGAGCCGTATACGGCAGAAGCGCCGTCAGTCAGTACTTCAATACGGTCGATCATTTCGACCGGGATGTTGTTCATGTCTACCGCGGAGCTAACGCCGGAAGCGGAAGAAACGAAACGACGGCCGTTTACCAGTACCAGGGTACGGGCAGAGCCGAGGTTGCGCAGATCAACGAAAGCCAGGCCTTGGCCGCCGTTGTTGTCGTTTGCGTTGATGCCGGTGGTACCCATGGACGGCAGCTGGTTCAGCAGCTCGTCGATGGTGCCCACGCCGGAGCGGCTGATCGCTTCGGAGTCAACGATAGTGATGGGGCCGGTGGTGGAGAGCGGATCACGCGCAATACGGGAACCGGTAACAATCACTTCTTCAACGGTCGGGCCAGGCACGGCTTCCTGAGCGGAAACAGCGGTGGTGGCCAGGGTGCTGAATGCTGCAATAGCAATGCTCAACTTGGTCTTGATCATAAATGCATCCTTATGTACTTAGAGGCACTTTTATTGGTTAGTTGTAATTCGAGTGCGGGCTGACTTTAAAGTATGACGATGATTTGTGGAACTAAACTGACATTATATTATCTAGCCGATATTGATTATTTTGTTCATTCTGTATGCATGAAGATCAAATATTGAGCGTGAAGAAGTATTAATATCCGCTTTTAAAGTAAACAAATGTTACATATTAATAAATTAATCTTTTTATTAGGATAACTGTAACTTTTACTCAAAAAACCATTGAGGTTGTTTTTTGAGCTGAGCTTTCGCTGTGTACGAAAATCCAGCGACCTGAAGGCTGGATAGACTTTTATAGCCCTATGTTTTGCTGGTGGGTGTTTCGTTAGCGAAAAATACTGCCAAGCCTACTGCTAGCAGTGCGGGAAAAAATTGGACAAGGGTACAAGAATGTGAGAGGGCGGATGAGGCGCCGGTGCGTCCGGTCGCCTCATGGCAGGGGCTGTTTAATTGAGGCTTTGCTTGATGCCGTCGAGGAAAAGCTGGACGGCCAGCATCACCAGCACCATACCCATCAAACGCTCCACAGCAATCAATCCGCGGTTGCCCAGCAGTCGCGCCAGTGGCGAAGAAGCGAGCAGTATCACTGCGGAAACACCCCAGGCTCCCAGTAACGCCAGTGTCCAGTCCCAGAGCTGTTCCCCTTCACTGTTTGTCATCAGCATCAGGATCGCCATCGTCGAGGGCCCAGCTACCAGAGGGACAGCGAGGGGCACAAAGAAGGGTTCTCCTTCAAGGCGCTCTCCCATAATCCCCCCTTCAATCGGGAACACCATACGAATTGCGATCAAAAACAGGATGATTGCCCCGGCAATGCGGATGGCTTCCTGTGAAAGGCCCAGCCAGGCCAGCACGAATCGCCCTCCATACAGGAACACCAGCAACACGATCAGAGCGAAGATGAGCTCGCGCATGATGACGTAGAGTTGACGCTTCGGCGGAACATTTTTCAGGGCCGCGAGGAACACCGGGATATTGCCCAGGGGATCCATGACGAAGAGGAGGGTTAAAAAAGCTGTTAGAAGATCCATTGAGCGCCCAAAATTCTAAGTTCCTACACGATGTAAACCGGGTAGGTGTTGATAGTCGGTATTGGGGCAAGAGTAGCAGTTAGTAGCTAGGACAAACAGTCGTTGATCTTCTTGTGCGGGAGTGCGTTTCGGCACTCCCGGAGAGGCTACTGTCTAAGGGAGGGCTATTGGTTAGCGAGTATAAGTTTGAGTTCCTGAGCTGCACGGTTATACATATAGAAGCGCTGATCACGATCATCGACGTTGACCTTGACGGTCCAGCTTTCCTTTTGTGAGTCTGAACTGAGGATTTCGAAGTCATAGCCTGAAAATTCAGCAAGAAGCTCCTTGAACACCTCTTTCTCCTTGCTATCTCCGGCCAAGAACACATAGGCAGCGGGTGTGCCCTCCAATACTAATGCAAAAGGCGCTCCGCCAGCCAAGGGGGTTATCGCTTTTTTGATGGTGCGATCCTTTGCGGTATATAGCCAAGTTTCCTCTTGGTTGTTTAAGGTAAGTGCTACCAGTGTGTCAGGCGCGCTTTGACTCATTGTTCGCTTCAGGGCAAAAAGCTTTTCTGAGGTAGCCGAGAGCGGGAGAAAAGAGGTCGTCGGTTCTTTAGAAAGGGAGATCCAGTTATTTTCGCTGCGCACGTGGCCTTGCATCTCACCATCGCTACTTAGACCGGTCACAAATTTTAAATCCCCCTGTGGTGTTGTTAGCAGTTCAGAGGCGAGGCTGGGCGATTCAATAGTAAAATTGCTAGTTCGACCGGTATAGATGTTGAGCGTTGTGATGATCTTCGCGCGTTTATCCCAAATGCCTTCGCTACCCCAGGGTTCGTAGGCGATGAGAATAGACTCTTCCTCTTCCGGAAGGACGTTGACTACCTCGACATTCGCACGCATGTATTTTCTGCGCTTTATGTGGCTGCCGGTCTGACGTTCCCCCGCATTGATACCGAAAAGTAGTGTCGACCTCGAGCCATCTGCATTTACGCCGAAAAGCTCTGTGTAGGTCTGCGGTCGCGTGGTTTGCCCTCCGCTACGCTCAATTTGTAACACGAGTCTTTCTGGTGTTACCCAGTAATGGCCAAGTACGCGAATTTCGGCTGGGAAAGATTCCATGTGGATTGGCTTGAAATTCGATTGTTCAAGAATGACAAGATTGTCACGCCCTTCAGATTGGGATATCACCGACATCTTGGCGCCGTCTGGTGAGATCGTCAGATCCCGATAACTTACGCTGGCTTGCACAGCACTGGAGAGGCTGGCGAAGAATGCGGTGAAAAGAGCCAGTAGAAGGGCGAACCGTTTGAAAAGTCTATTTGTCACGATGTTGTAACCTATCAGCGATCAAGAATGTGAGCATTATTGCTTGGGGTAATACTTCTTAGACGCCTCCAGGTAGCAGATCGGATGCAAACGAAAAATCAGTACTGGAGTGTCTCTAACTCGCGCATGATGCGCTGATCGGCGTCCTTTTCTCCAGACAGCTGATCGAAACACTCCTTCGCTTCGGCGATTTCCGTGCGATGCTCTCCGAATATAGAGTGATAGCGCTCTGAGCGGAGAGCAGGGTTGTAGGTTTTTTGTGTATCTTTGGAGTCGCGCTGATAGATCGATGAGCGTCGGATGGCGTTTATATTTTCTTTCGGAATTCCGAGAGAAAGGAAGTTTTCCATTTTCATTAAAGTGGGCTCTGGTCGCGAGAAGAGCTCCTCCGAATAGATCGGTAGTAGCTTGTCGCTAAACTCCTCAATAAGATCAAGTAGCTGTTGGTGCTGAATATGCCACAGGGCTACCACAGCCTTGATTTGCTCCACTTTCCTAAAGTTGGTTGATGTCATCCAAGTTTGTTTAAATTCCTGCCAAACACTGTCGCAAGAGTGGGAATGGTCGCCTTGGTTTCTTGCGGCTTATTAATATTGGTGCAAATAAATGTGTCAAGATCGGTGTAAATATAAATGCCCTTGGCATCATCGTCTTGGCAAAAGAAGTCTTCAATGAGGTTGTTTGATAGATTGGACGGCTTGATAACGGGGGGGGCACTACCAAGGTAACTTTTCGCGACGAGTGCTGTGACTCTCCCAATAAATGGCTGCCAATCAGATTTTTATAGTTTTTGCTAAATATCAGCTGCCGCTTGATGTCGGCAACTTGCCTTAATATTCACGGCTCACGAATGCTCAAGCTTACGCCAGGGCTGTGAAGCGCTCGAGATGCGAAAGTGGAGCCTGGAAATGACGGGTGGAAAATATATTTTGCCGTTTTCCTGCGATAGGAGTTTGAGTCAAGGACTCTGTCGAGAGTGCCTCTGGGAACTTCGAAGCACTCATTGAGGCTGTCTTTAATGCGCATATCCTAAAAGCTGAATTTTTGTAGGAATCGGCTGTGACATGTGCGAAAACATAAAGGCCTTTTTCAATATCTATTTTCTGTAGCAAATAGTTTGGAGAAAAAAGAAAGTTGTCAATAGTTGCGGTTGTCATATTTTTCCGAGATAAATCTGAGTGAAAGTTCCGTTGCGGTGTTCAGCTCTCTTGGTTCGCCGAACGCTGGGGCCTGCAGTATTTTCCTTCTGCCACATTTGGTTGCAATCCACCAATTTTCTGGCGAGCCCGTATTTGGCCAGCCGGAATGGCCGAATATGCTCCATGCCATATCCTAAAAATAGCGATAATTTTCGGGAATTTGTATTTTATAGATTAATGCAGATGCCTGATTAATCCTCGTCTCACCAGTTTCTTCTTGGCTAGGGGCTGTTCAGGTTCATATCTATTTCTTCGATGGTCAGCGCGTTAAATACTGGCTCGGCAGTTGGCACTTTTCCGAGAAAGTAGTTTACTGGTGGGGATGGTAGTCTAGCTCCTCGTCTACCCTAAGGGCGGGATCTCTCACAGGGACACGGATGGAATACTTTGCAGTTCTTGTTGCTGGAGAAGCGTGTGGATAATTTACTTAAATCGATTCATTTCGGACGACTTTTGTTCCATGAATGAGCCACGCACAATTCTTGCCACCTTTACTGAAAGGCAATTTTTCGAACTTATTTACAATAATTCCTTTGCTTTTAGCGGTTGATTTGATTTTATCGGCTACGTGGTCGTCAATCGCGGCTGTACACATTGACTTCATGCGCTGTGAATATGCCTGCATCTCAACTTCCATCAGCTTCAGCCACTTAAAGACTTCCTCTGGGGCAAAGTTTTGTGCATTTCGGGAAATTCGCGCTACGTCATTAAAAATTTTATCCAAGGTGCCGCCGGCGACGTTCCGACCATATTTTTTTATAAGCTCTGCGGTAGCCTTTATGGCAGGCTTTGCTTTTTCAAGCGCTACATCTATTTCTGCCTGGGTCGATTCGCGCTTCATTTTGGTTTCGAGCAGATGAATCGAGCGAGAAATAAAGAGAGTTTCTCTGAATTGCTCTAGCGCAGCATAGTTTGCTTCGCACTCTTTATGGATGCCTCCGCCATCAAGATGCGCTATTACCATAAATGTACCATTAGGCTCCAGTACTCTATAAGCCTCGGAAAATGCCTCTTCGCCAGCGTACTCAATTCCAAACTGGCTGGTAATCAGGTTGAAAGAGCAATCTTCGAAAGGCAGTCGAGATGCATCGCAGACGCGCGTAGTCACCGAGGGAAGTTTATCTGCTATTGCTCTGAGGGCTGACTCTGAGATGTCGACACAGGTGATTTCGTGCGGGCGGCTGAAAAATGCGGTTGTTGCCATACGGGCAACAATGCCGTAACCCGACGCAATATCCAGCATCCTCACTGTAGGGTATGCGAGTTCATTAAAGCATTGCTTCCACTCGCGAGTAAGAATATGGCTATCGGTCTCACCCTCCTTGTATGTTGAGCATTGACGCGTACCTTTCCAGTAGGTTTCCCAAGGGTTAGCGGAAGGCGTGGTGTCGGGCGATACACTGCTATCTGTCTGGATAGGTTTTTTCATAATCTTACAGCAGTTGGATTTCAAGATTAAAGTCATAAAAAAACCCACACCGAGGTGTGGGTTTCCATCCGAAAGGATGTTACTACCTCTTATATTACAGGAATTAGAATTCCTGAGATACGCGCAGGTAGTAGGAGCGACCAAAGAGGCGGTAAGTCGACGGATCGGTACTTGCGTTGAAGCCGAAGTCGATGTACGGAGGCGCTTCGTTGGTCAGGTTGGTTACACCCAGAGACAGACGAGTGTTCGTCGGGAAGGTGTAAGCAGCGGCCAGGTCGTGGTACAGCTGGGCATCAACCTTCTGAGTGTAATTGATGAAGCTAGCTGGAGCCTCGATTTCACCAATGTACTCACCCAGGTAGGAAACGCTCAGGTCGTTCCAGTACCAGTTCACGGAGTAGTTTGCCTTGTCTTCGGCATAAACACTGCCGTTACCAGACATGGTACCAACCTGGTCTTCAGCTTCATCGCCAGCGAAGGCGGTGCGGCTGTTTTCCAGCTGGCGAACCCACAGCAGGGTAGTTTCAAAGCGACCAAAGTCGGTGTCAAAGCCGTAACGGGCCTCAAGGTCGACACCTTTGGCGCTCAGTGCAGCGACGTTCACGTTCTGGTCGACAACTTGTGCAACACTGTAATCGCCACGGCGAGTGACCAGCTGGCAAGCGTCTGAATTACCGGCTACATAGCAGTCATTGAGGATGTACTGTGCGCCCAGAGTGGAGATCAGCTCGTCCATCTCGGTTTGCCAGTAGTCCAGAGTGACAGAGAGGTCGCCCAGAGGCAGCTCTGGGGTGACGACGAAGCCAGCAGTGAAGGTTTCGCCAGTCTCGGCACCCAAATCGGGGTTGCCGCCTACTTTTGCCAGTACCTGTGTATCCAGCTGGGGTGCTGCAGAAGCACATCCGCCGGCGATGTTGCCATCTGAGTCAGGAGTACATGGGTCAGTATACTGAGGGAAAGAATCAACCTGTCCAGCATACAGTTCGCCAATGCTTGGGGCGCGGAACACTTCGCCCTGAGTTGCGCGGAACTTTACGCCTTCGATGATCTGAGCTTCGATACCAAGCTGATACACGGTGTCTGATCCGAAGGTGCTGTAGTCATCCCAGCGAACCCCAAGGCTCATATCAAACGATTGGGAGCCATTGTCGTACAGCGGAGCAAAAAACTCTGCAAACAATGAGTTCACATTGTAGCCACCCTCAGTGCCAGCACCGGTGTTGCCAGTCACTTCTCCGGCAACCTTGGCAGAATCTGGGCGATATACCAAGTGCTCACGACGGTACTCGTAGCCGAATGCGGCGCCCAATGTGCCAGCTGGCAGCTGAGCCAAGTCACCGGAGATAGATGCGTTGAACTGATCTTGTTCGATTGTGGTTGTATCCACCACAGTTGTGCCAACGTAATCCAGCATTTCTTGGGTGAGAGAGCCTTCACCGCCAAAGAGGTCTACCGGCACACACCCAGGGATCAAGGTATTTGCGTCGCTCAGGTCAGAGTAACACTCAGGAGTGCCGTCGCCATCCAGATCCGCAGAGGGGCCGAGCGCTTTAGACAGGTTGGGGCCGTAGAACTGACCGAAATCGGCGTCCGCACGCTCGCGGAAGCCTTTATTGTAAGAAGCCTCCCAGTCCCAATCTTTAATGGAGCCCTCAAGGCCGGCGATTGCCTGGAACTGGGTAATATCCTGTTCGAAGCGGCGGTCTAGCTCGGTGACACGTCTACGCGCATCGATAATC
The nucleotide sequence above comes from Microbulbifer salipaludis. Encoded proteins:
- a CDS encoding TonB-dependent receptor; translated protein: MKWRGLASAMWYGSDWEAGLEAQYLSEGESAYKPVGAVTYVNLKAGWDLSDSLRLSTGIDNVGNVEPEDTSGYNDWNSSYDFKGRYFWAGASYQF
- a CDS encoding tetratricopeptide repeat protein translates to MLGPDFMLSRIFLIILSFGLAACVPLGAPPTDTKNSLQSASPQIDAGYLLSGRAIFGRVLDGGDLPEQELISASPSMMAFLEQLSPNAPLNIRWAELVSRFNRDQFVVEYDAQTTLSAAETFQLKTGNCLAVTMLLVSLTRELGIKAYFNQVETPQLWKLEDEQTLVNYRHINMVAEVPYGRKVVDFGLAEYDPTMYQQRISDRAAFSQYYSNRAMEVMRADGDREYAFKLMQKALQLAPGDSDIWLNLGALYKRFGLNTEAEQSYLLAIQLDSHNTAALSSLSRLYGESGNDELAAEYNVRAHAIRNEAPSLLYYRAKKDYDRGNFLEALTLLNRAAENSREDHRVYFLLGKTEFKLGRLAESKRHLVKAFDLLDDQSLIPAYQRELNDLQNSVSL
- a CDS encoding TonB-dependent receptor plug domain-containing protein, with amino-acid sequence MIKTKLSIAIAAFSTLATTAVSAQEAVPGPTVEEVIVTGSRIARDPLSTTGPITIVDSEAISRSGVGTIDELLNQLPSMGTTGINANDNNGGQGLAFVDLRNLGSARTLVLVNGRRFVSSASGVSSAVDMNNIPVEMIDRIEVLTDGASAVYGSDAVAGVINVVMKDSFDGVRINARAGATKDGGGENGDISFTFGNEGERGSFIANISHSQRDEITYNDRDWAGLTSSMGPNGNIFTNYGSFSIGEDGVTLGKYAGYDIGQHMWLSGAMERTSATASGKFSITDSVELWGEASYTTKTTNQQLAAQPMYAGNGFALDPEKHLPDAIKSQLEDAWQKADDAYQIEMAAYNAAKAEWEAQGSPEGLEPTAPVASHGTDWVDGFSDFRIRPVSGGTRSYEQTTDTYRIATGLNGDFSNGWSWDTFVSYGKNEGDNVTLNSYNKTKLDEIFSGEAGLDFNFAGGMSPEIMDYFRYDDRENNSYELVNVGASLSGDIDSIAFQGGTLGFAAGVEYREESGEFNPSPETQSGETFGNQQDATGGEYDVTEVFAEFNLPILQGARFAEELTADVAVRYSDFSTFGGQSTGKVGLVYAPVEDVRFRTSYSTSFRAPGIYELFSGSAQSYEFLIDPCDTSASNKEGQGAYCDMVNAGFTQAGNQVPTNIGGNENLTPEEAKTFTAGVVWTPSFVDDLSITLDYYDISIEDAITSPDLQRILDDCFRNGIESACVFVTRGAGDQIVKLEGAKMNIGQVDTRGVDVDIVQNLHFDAGRLGLRAQASRLLEYSEFNKQTGEDSDYLEYVGTTGGLYVKWRGLASATWYGNDWDAGVEAQYFDDGFSPYKPVQSKTYLNLRAGWDINEGTRLSAGVDNLANKVPEDTSGYGDWNSFYDFKGRYFWAGASYQF
- a CDS encoding MarC family protein; translated protein: MDLLTAFLTLLFVMDPLGNIPVFLAALKNVPPKRQLYVIMRELIFALIVLLVFLYGGRFVLAWLGLSQEAIRIAGAIILFLIAIRMVFPIEGGIMGERLEGEPFFVPLAVPLVAGPSTMAILMLMTNSEGEQLWDWTLALLGAWGVSAVILLASSPLARLLGNRGLIAVERLMGMVLVMLAVQLFLDGIKQSLN
- a CDS encoding class I SAM-dependent methyltransferase, which codes for MTLILKSNCCKIMKKPIQTDSSVSPDTTPSANPWETYWKGTRQCSTYKEGETDSHILTREWKQCFNELAYPTVRMLDIASGYGIVARMATTAFFSRPHEITCVDISESALRAIADKLPSVTTRVCDASRLPFEDCSFNLITSQFGIEYAGEEAFSEAYRVLEPNGTFMVIAHLDGGGIHKECEANYAALEQFRETLFISRSIHLLETKMKRESTQAEIDVALEKAKPAIKATAELIKKYGRNVAGGTLDKIFNDVARISRNAQNFAPEEVFKWLKLMEVEMQAYSQRMKSMCTAAIDDHVADKIKSTAKSKGIIVNKFEKLPFSKGGKNCAWLIHGTKVVRNESI
- a CDS encoding TonB-dependent receptor domain-containing protein gives rise to the protein MRKNLLSVAVAATIMVPALPAFAQEDAQMVEEVVVTGSRIKRADLESSSPVTVLTSEEMQATGITDVGDLLQRLPAMSGSPIGTTTNNGGNGSVQVDLRGLGAIRTLTLVNGKRTVDGGDYQTIPAVMIDRVEILKDGASAAYGADAVAGVVNIITKKDFEGIKFEMQTSDSFEADAGAQESISFITGKSFDGGNVTFGAEYVKQEEIYQSDTPWDFFQDSYYIVDPEAFESQGATSGFPVGSSRIPEGRLTTNELFQRQNADGNLLFLDADGRPTTTNTGTPSLANRVYMNPGNGLVAHDGRTYNYAPVNYIQTPYERINLFSEANFDLTDNVKFFSEFRANLRSSAQELAPQPYNSPTDPGYNSYYNPIDPTTGEVLREVNVGTELSPEWVYTADQSAGREVVNFYSGISPDNYYNELGLPIIDARRRVTELDRRFEQDITQFQAIAGLEGSIKDWDWEASYNKGFRERADADFGQFYGPNLSKALGPSADLDGDGTPECYSDLSDANTLIPGCVPVDLFGGEGSLTQEMLDYVGTTVVDTTTIEQDQFNASISGDLAQLPAGTLGAAFGYEYRREHLVYRPDSAKVAGEVTGNTGAGTEGGYNVNSLFAEFFAPLYDNGSQSFDMSLGVRWDDYSTFGSDTVYQLGIEAQIIEGVKFRATQGEVFRAPSIGELYAGQVDSFPQYTDPCTPDSDGNIAGGCASAAPQLDTQVLAKVGGNPDLGAETGETFTAGFVVTPELPLGDLSVTLDYWQTEMDELISTLGAQYILNDCYVAGNSDACQLVTRRGDYSVAQVVDQNVNVAALSAKGVDLEARYGFDTDFGRFETTLLWVRQLENSRTAFAGDEAEDQVGTMSGNGSVYAEDKANYSVNWYWNDLSVSYLGEYIGEIEAPASFINYTQKVDAQLYHDLAAAYTFPTNTRLSLGVTNLTNEAPPYIDFGFNASTDPSTYRLFGRSYYLRVSQEF